The Monodelphis domestica isolate mMonDom1 chromosome 7, mMonDom1.pri, whole genome shotgun sequence genome window below encodes:
- the GRM2 gene encoding metabotropic glutamate receptor 2 isoform X1: MGPTLPLPPPLLPLLLLLWGARGGAEAGAGSSGKKTLSLAGDLVLGGLFPVHQKGVPGAGGNGECGGPVNEQRGVQRLEAMLFALDRINSDPRLLPGVRLGAHILDSCSTDTHALEQALDFVRASLSRGAPGSRHVCPDGSYAIHGEPPTAITGVIGGSYSDVSIQVANLLRLFQIPQISYASTSAKLSDKSRYDYFARTVPPDFYQAKAMAEILRFFNWTYVSTVASEGDYGETGIEAFELEARARNICVATSEKVGRAMSRAAFEGVVRALLQKPSARVAVVFARSEDARELLAAAQRLNASFTWVASDGWGALESVVAGNEGAAEGALTIELASYPISDFATYFRALDPWNNSRNPWFREFWEQKFGCSFRQRDCGAHSLKTGPFEQESKIMFVVNAVYAMAHSLHNMHQALCPNTTHLCDAMRPVNGKRLYKEFMLNVKFDAPFRPVDTHNEVRFDRFGDGIGRYNIFTYFRGGSGRYRYRKVGYWAEGLSLDTSLIPWASAQGVTLPTSRCSEPCLKNEMKSVQPGDVCCWLCIPCQPYEYLQDEFTCTDCGLGYWPNSSLSGCFELPQEYIRWGDAWALGPVTISCLGSLATLFVLGVFVRHNGTPVVKASGRELCYILLAGVLLCYSMTFVFIAKPSTAVCALRRLGLGTAFSVCYSALLTKTNRIARIFGGGARDGARRPRFISPASQVAICLALISGQLLIVTIWLLVEAPGTGKETGPERREVVTLRCNHRDSSMLASLAYNVLLIALCTLYAFKTRKCPENFNEAKFIGFTMYTTCIIWLAFLPIFYVTSSDYRVQTTTMCVSVSLSGSVVLGCLFTPKLHIILFQPQKNVVSHRAPTSRFSVTAAGSSISHGSGSQFVPTVCNGREVVDSTTSSL, translated from the exons ATGGGGCCAACTCTGCCtctgccgccgccgctgctgccgctactgctgctgctgtgggGGGCCAGGGGTGGGGCCGAGGCGGGAGCCGGGAGCTCGGGCAAGAAGACCTTAAGCCTAGCGGGGGACCTGGTTCTGGGAGGGCTGTTCCCAGTGCACCAGAAGGGGGTCCCGGGGGCTGGGGGGAACGGGGAGTGCGGCGGCCCTGTGAACGAACAGCGCGGTGTGCAGCGCCTGGAGGCCATGCTCTTCGCCCTGGACCGCATCAACAGCGACCCGAGGCTTTTGCCAGGCGTGCGGCTGGGCGCTCACATCCTCGACAGCTGTTCCACCGACACGCACGCACTAGAGCAGGCACTCGACTTCGTGCGCGCCTCCCTCAGCCGCGGCGCCCCAGGCTCCCGCCACGTGTGCCCCGACGGCTCCTACGCCATCCACGGCGAGCCGCCCACGGCTATCACCGGCGTCATCGGTGGCTCCTACAGCGACGTCTCCATCCAG GTAGCCAACCTTCTTCGGCTTTTCCAGATCCCCCAGATCAGCTATGCATCCACCAGTGCCAAGCTCAGTGACAAGTCTCGCTATGATTACTTTGCTCGTACAGTCCCTCCAGACTTCTACCAGGCCAAGGCCATGGCTGAGATCCTCCGCTTCTTCAACTGGACCTACGTATCGACTGTGGCCTCGGAGGGTGACTATGGGGAGACTGGCATCGAGGCCTTTGAGCTAGAGGCTCGAGCCCGAAATATCTGTGTGGCCACCTCGGAGAAGGTAGGCCGGGCCATGAGCCGGGCTGCTTTTGAGGGGGTGGTGCGAGCCCTGCTGCAGAAGCCCAGTGCCCGAGTGGCTGTCGTGTTTGCTCGCTCTGAGGATGCCCGAGAACTCCTGGCAGCTGCCCAGCGCCTCAATGCCTCCTTCACCTGGGTGGCCAGTGATGGTTGGGGTGCCCTGGAAAGTGTGGTGGCAGGTAATGAAGGGGCAGCAGAGGGTGCCCTCACCATCGAGCTGGCCTCCTACCCCATCAGTGACTTTGCCACTTACTTTCGAGCCCTTGACCCGTGGAACAACAGCCGGAACCCTTGGTTTAGAGAGTTCTGGGAGCAGAAGTTTGGCTGTAGCTTCCGCCAGCGGGATTGCGGGGCCCACTCACTCAAGACCGGACCCTTTGAGCAAGAGTCCAAGATTATGTTTGTGGTCAATGCCGTGTATGCTATGGCCCACAGCCTGCACAACATGCACCAGGCCTTGTGTCCCAACACCACTCATCTCTGTGATGCCATGCGCCCCGTCAATGGGAAGAGACTCTACAAGGAGTTCATGCTCAACGTCAAGTTTGATG CACCATTTCGGCCCGTCGACACCCACAACGAGGTGCGCTTCGACCGCTTTGGCGATGGCATTGGCCGATACAACATCTTCACCTACTTCCGTGGGGGCAGCGGACGCTACCGTTACCGGAAGGTGGGCTACTGGGCTGAAGGCCTGAGCCTGGACACCAGCCTCATCCCCTGGGCCTCAGCCCAGGGCGTCACCCTCCCTACCTCCCGGTGCAGCGAGCCCTGCCTGAAGAACGAGATGAAGAGCGTCCAGCCCGGCGATGTGTGCTGCTGGCTGTGTATCCCGTGCCAGCCCTACGAGTATCTGCAGGACGAGTTCACCTGCACGGACTGTGGCTTGGGCTACTGGCCCAATTCCAGCCTGTCGGGCTGCTTCGAGCTGCCCCAGGAGTACATCCGCTGGGGAGACGCCTGGGCGCTGGGGCCGGTCACCATCTCGTGCCTGGGCTCTCTCGCCACCCTCTTCGTCCTGGGTGTCTTTGTTCGCCACAATGGGACTCCCGTGGTCAAAGCCTCGGGCCGCGAGCTCTGCTACATCCTGCTGGCCGGCGTCCTGCTCTGCTATTCCATGACCTTCGTGTTCATCGCCAAGCCCTCCACAGCCGTGTGTGCCCTCCGCCGCCTGGGCCTGGGCACCGCCTTCTCTGTCTGCTACTCGGCCCTGCTCACCAAGACCAACCGCATCGCGCGGATCTTCGGCGGCGGGGCCCGGGACGGCGCCCGGCGGCCGCGGTTCATCAGCCCCGCCTCCCAGGTGGCCATCTGCTTGGCCCTCATCTCGGGCCAGCTGCTCATCGTGACCATCTGGCTGCTGGTGGAGGCACCCGGCACGGGCAAGGAGACGGGGCCCGAGAGGAGGGAGGTGGTGACGCTGCGCTGTAACCATCGGGACTCCAGCATGCTGGCTTCCCTGGCCTACAACGTGCTGCTCATCGCCCTCTGCACCCTCTATGCCTTCAAGACCCGCAAGTGTCCCGAGAACTTTAACGAGGCCAAGTTCATCGGCTTCACCATGTACACCACCTGCATCATCTGGCTGGCCTTCCTGCCCATCTTCTACGTCACCTCCAGTGACTACCGG
- the LOC100031242 gene encoding IQ domain-containing protein F6, with the protein MGLLHSKKKKPEKEASLHRNNLDKLQAEENEAATKIQAWWRGELVRRTLLHAALRAWIIQCWWRAVLARELDNRRRTMLLLYSRQESAVVKLQAGARMWRIRRCFCRARAAACIIQAYWRWYANRTRKLRSNHTTAEHLEIDIKILV; encoded by the exons ATGGGACTGCTACACTCT aaaaagaaaaagccagaaaaagaagcATCACTCCATAGAAACAACTTGGATAAG CTCCAGGCCGAGGAGAATGAGGCAGCCACCAAGATCCAGGCCTGGTGGAGGGGCGAGCTGGTGCGACGGACGCTGCTGCACGCGGCCCTCCGCGCCTGGATAATTCAGTGCTGGTGGCGGGCTGTGTTGGCTCGGGAATTGGACAATCGCCGGCGGACTATGCTGCTGCTCTACTCGCGGCAGGAGAGCGCGGTGGTGAAGCTGCAGGCGGGAGCGCGCATGTGGCGGATTCGCCGCTGCTTCTGCCGAGCTCGGGCTGCCGCCTGCATCATCCAGGCTTACTGGCGCTGGTACGCCAACCGAACCCGAAAACTGCGGAGCAACCACACGACGGCAGAGCACTTGGAGATTGATATAAAAATTCTCGTTTAG